One window from the genome of Gammaproteobacteria bacterium encodes:
- a CDS encoding isochorismatase family protein gives MTVEPIHLSPGDALILVDVQNDFLPGGALAVPRGGDIIPVLNGYLARFGAAGAPVVATRDWHPVNHCSFQAQGGPWPPHCIANTFGAEFPTKLKLPADATIVSKATAPGRDAYSGFQDTELDAVLRAAGAGRLFIGGLATDYCVLSTVRDARQRGYTVLLLEDAVRAVDLKPGDGRRAIDEMKALGATAITLQQLS, from the coding sequence ATGACCGTTGAACCCATCCACCTCAGCCCGGGCGATGCCCTCATCCTCGTGGACGTGCAAAACGACTTCCTCCCCGGCGGCGCCCTGGCCGTGCCCCGGGGCGGTGACATCATCCCGGTGTTGAACGGCTATCTCGCCCGCTTCGGCGCCGCCGGAGCCCCGGTGGTGGCCACCCGGGACTGGCACCCCGTCAACCATTGCTCGTTTCAGGCACAGGGCGGCCCGTGGCCGCCCCACTGCATCGCCAACACCTTCGGCGCCGAATTCCCCACCAAGCTGAAACTGCCGGCAGACGCAACCATCGTCTCCAAAGCCACCGCCCCCGGACGGGACGCCTATTCCGGCTTTCAAGACACCGAGCTGGACGCGGTCCTGCGCGCCGCCGGGGCCGGCCGGCTGTTCATCGGCGGCCTAGCCACCGATTACTGCGTGCTCAGCACCGTCAGGGACGCCCGGCAACGGGGTTACACCGTGCTGCTGCTGGAAGATGCGGTGCGGGCGGTGGATCTCAAGCCCGGCGACGGCCGGCGCGCCATCGACGAGATGAAAGCGCTGGGCGCCACGGCCATCACCTTGCAACAGCTCTCATGA